A window of the Nitrosopumilus ureiphilus genome harbors these coding sequences:
- a CDS encoding HD domain-containing protein, producing MELVKRAELLAKKKHAGQFRKDNTAPYSKHLEDVVNRLKSLGVIDKELLSAGWLHDIIEDTDTSFDSLYEQFGDRIAVIVSSLTKDKTLPRKQREKAYNVQLKEASLDAKLIKLCDISANLSDLKNYDASKSKKLREVKQKRHYLTIIKKDLINTDYPKIVTLLETINQILKRYGQRAITFN from the coding sequence TTGGAATTAGTAAAAAGAGCAGAATTACTTGCAAAAAAGAAACATGCAGGACAGTTTAGAAAAGATAACACTGCTCCTTACTCAAAACACCTAGAAGATGTAGTTAACAGACTCAAGAGTTTAGGTGTAATTGATAAAGAACTTCTAAGTGCAGGATGGCTTCACGATATTATTGAAGACACTGATACTAGTTTTGATAGTTTGTATGAGCAGTTTGGAGATAGGATTGCAGTAATTGTATCATCTTTGACTAAAGACAAAACATTACCAAGAAAACAAAGAGAAAAAGCATACAACGTACAACTCAAAGAAGCATCATTGGATGCAAAACTAATCAAACTTTGTGATATTTCTGCAAACTTGAGTGATTTGAAAAATTATGATGCATCAAAATCAAAAAAACTGCGTGAGGTAAAACAAAAAAGACATTATCTAACAATCATTAAAAAGGATTTGATAAATACAGATTATCCTAAAATTGTTACATTACTAGAAACAATAAATCAGATCCTAAAACGATACGGTCAAAGGGCTATTACTTTCAATTAG
- a CDS encoding Ig domain-containing protein — translation MRTKLAVFATFSLFVLMVIPSYAEVIEVSMGKNFYTIDEKISFLGNESEGSVLVNVVVKDPNGKAKLLGGFSDPEGGFETIPQSVKNIFSIVGTYNATAFVYKIENGTSITLEFDGKKVFDVPDYVLQLNSIGDKTVEVEKTITFTATLADSSVTDAVFSLNNAPSGATIDPNSGKFVWTPSKSHGNIQDVFYNFDIVVNKGNQEDKEKITITVKQAYTEPKPKPKQTSPEPEPKKLEIPALFVDETKDPQSYVDRYNNEASYKKWFDDNFSEYDSIYQAVGLDEPLQIPALFVDETKDPQSYVDRYNNEASYKKWFDDNFSEYDSIYQAVGLDEPLQIPALFVDETKDPQSYVDRYNNEASYKKWFDDNFSEYDSIYQAVGLDEPKKLAPFVDPNLDPQYYIDRYNREDTYKKWFDETYPDVTIYDAVGIQEPEIDEPEFGECGEGTDLVDGLCVITDNSEGGGCLIATATYGTEMSPQVQLLREIRDNQLMNTDSGASFMAGFNQFYYSFSPTIADMERENPVFREAVKIGITPLLSSLSILSYADSESEVLGYGIGVILMNIGMYFVAPAIIILKSKKYIKI, via the coding sequence GTGCGCACTAAATTAGCAGTATTTGCGACATTCTCATTATTTGTGTTAATGGTGATTCCATCTTATGCAGAGGTCATAGAAGTTTCCATGGGAAAGAATTTCTACACGATTGATGAAAAAATTTCATTTTTAGGAAATGAGAGTGAAGGTAGTGTGTTAGTCAATGTAGTTGTAAAGGATCCCAACGGGAAAGCAAAATTACTTGGAGGATTTTCTGATCCTGAAGGAGGATTTGAAACAATACCACAATCGGTAAAAAATATTTTTTCAATAGTTGGGACTTATAACGCAACAGCATTTGTATATAAAATTGAAAACGGTACTTCAATAACACTTGAATTTGATGGAAAGAAAGTATTTGATGTTCCTGACTATGTATTGCAACTAAATTCAATTGGAGACAAAACAGTTGAAGTAGAAAAAACTATAACATTTACAGCTACTCTTGCAGACAGTTCAGTAACTGATGCAGTGTTTAGTTTGAACAATGCACCTTCTGGTGCCACAATAGATCCAAATTCAGGTAAATTTGTATGGACACCATCTAAATCTCATGGGAACATACAAGATGTATTTTATAATTTTGATATTGTTGTAAATAAAGGAAATCAAGAGGATAAAGAAAAAATAACAATTACTGTAAAGCAAGCATATACAGAACCAAAACCTAAACCTAAACAAACCTCACCTGAACCAGAACCTAAAAAATTAGAGATTCCAGCTTTATTTGTTGATGAAACAAAAGATCCGCAAAGTTATGTTGATAGATACAACAATGAGGCAAGTTACAAAAAATGGTTTGATGATAATTTTTCAGAGTATGATTCAATTTATCAGGCAGTAGGTTTGGATGAACCACTGCAAATTCCAGCTTTATTTGTTGATGAAACAAAAGATCCGCAAAGTTATGTTGATAGATACAACAATGAGGCAAGTTACAAAAAATGGTTTGATGATAATTTTTCAGAGTATGATTCAATTTATCAGGCAGTAGGTTTGGATGAACCACTGCAAATTCCAGCTTTATTTGTTGATGAAACAAAAGATCCGCAAAGTTATGTTGATAGATACAACAATGAGGCAAGTTACAAAAAATGGTTTGATGATAATTTTTCAGAGTATGATTCAATTTATCAGGCAGTAGGTTTGGATGAACCCAAAAAATTAGCACCATTTGTTGATCCAAATTTAGATCCCCAATATTACATTGACAGATATAATAGAGAAGATACATACAAAAAATGGTTTGATGAAACATACCCAGATGTAACAATTTATGATGCTGTAGGTATTCAAGAGCCAGAAATTGATGAACCAGAATTTGGTGAGTGTGGTGAAGGAACGGATTTGGTTGACGGATTGTGTGTCATTACTGATAATTCCGAAGGTGGAGGTTGTCTAATTGCAACTGCAACATATGGAACAGAGATGTCCCCACAAGTTCAATTGCTCAGAGAAATTCGTGACAATCAGCTAATGAACACTGATTCAGGGGCATCATTTATGGCAGGATTCAATCAATTCTACTATTCATTCTCACCAACAATTGCAGATATGGAAAGAGAGAATCCTGTATTTAGAGAAGCAGTAAAGATTGGAATTACCCCATTGCTATCATCATTGTCAATCTTGTCATATGCTGATTCAGAATCAGAGGTTCTAGGGTATGGAATAGGCGTGATTTTGATGAATATTGGAATGTATTTTGTA
- a CDS encoding VOC family protein, whose protein sequence is MLKFFKIKRSVLNNLARWKVISRIFHFDIPVDDPQRAQKFYREVFG, encoded by the coding sequence ATACTGAAATTCTTCAAAATAAAAAGATCAGTTTTAAATAATTTAGCGAGATGGAAAGTTATATCAAGAATTTTTCATTTTGACATACCAGTAGATGATCCTCAGAGGGCACAAAAATTTTACAGAGAAGTGTTTGGTTGA
- a CDS encoding DedA family protein — protein MQKQLEPFDSFLIWIAEFLGEHLYEGIFLAALLETIVPPIPTLAVFPTAGFLAFQQGIPIIGLIPMILLGAGGATLGTSAIYLIALKLGRVVLIRYLRYVRVSEKKLERVEIWFEKYGDKAVFLGRMVPVMREMISVPAGLLKMKIPKFVTYTFAGSCVWSTGTILSGYYFGEAIGLGTSTITSLP, from the coding sequence TTGCAGAAGCAATTGGAACCATTTGATTCATTTCTTATTTGGATTGCAGAGTTTCTAGGTGAGCATCTCTATGAAGGGATATTTCTAGCAGCCTTACTTGAGACTATAGTCCCGCCTATTCCCACACTTGCAGTATTTCCTACTGCGGGATTCTTGGCATTCCAACAAGGTATACCAATCATTGGTCTCATCCCGATGATTTTGCTTGGAGCAGGAGGTGCTACTCTTGGTACATCTGCAATATACCTAATTGCGTTAAAGCTTGGTCGTGTTGTTCTAATTCGTTATCTGCGATATGTCCGAGTATCTGAAAAAAAATTAGAGCGAGTAGAGATCTGGTTTGAAAAGTATGGCGACAAGGCTGTATTTTTAGGAAGGATGGTTCCAGTTATGAGAGAAATGATTTCAGTTCCAGCAGGATTACTAAAAATGAAAATTCCAAAATTTGTTACTTACACATTTGCAGGATCATGTGTTTGGTCTACTGGAACAATTCTATCTGGATATTACTTTGGTGAAGCAATTGGACTCGGCACTAGTACAATTACATCATTGCCTTAA
- a CDS encoding archease: protein MSYKFLDHATDAIIEVTAKDIKEAFAVAAEAEINLTLDQDKVEEKDKKEFTANGKDLRYLLFSWLEEIPFLLITEGFAIKRIEFNIEENDGYKINAVAYGEPLDTHKHNFKVEIKAPTFYDMEIKTNSQTYMRFLLDL, encoded by the coding sequence TTGAGTTACAAATTTTTAGATCATGCAACTGATGCAATAATTGAGGTTACTGCAAAAGACATCAAAGAAGCATTTGCTGTAGCAGCTGAAGCAGAAATTAATTTGACACTTGATCAAGACAAAGTTGAAGAAAAAGACAAAAAAGAATTCACTGCCAATGGAAAAGATTTGCGTTATCTCCTATTTAGCTGGCTTGAAGAGATTCCATTTCTTTTAATTACTGAAGGATTTGCAATTAAGAGGATTGAGTTTAATATCGAGGAAAATGATGGCTATAAAATTAATGCAGTAGCATACGGGGAGCCACTTGATACTCATAAGCACAATTTCAAAGTCGAGATAAAGGCTCCAACATTTTATGACATGGAAATTAAGACAAATAGTCAAACATACATGAGATTTCTCCTAGATTTGTGA
- a CDS encoding MDR/zinc-dependent alcohol dehydrogenase-like family protein — MKAAYFDGEKMTFDQNYPEPNSAETLVRVNLAGICGTDLEILDGYMKYSGILGHEFVGTVEKSENSELIGKRIVGEINVGCGVCDSCKNGMSRHCPNRTVLGILKRNGAFAEFVSLPEKNLHVLPDSISDEQAVFIEPLAAAFEIKEQVKLDPQWNVAVIGDGRLAQLIAQVLKLSCINTTCFGRHKNKLQSLDKLGIKTKIGIESSDEFTFDLVVEATGSNSGFSDTMKLTRPRGIVILKSTIASRENLDLTPTVVNEITLIGSRCGLFKPAIDALATGMVTVDDMIDSTFPLEKFQEAIIHAKKPDTLKVFLKP; from the coding sequence ATGAAAGCTGCTTATTTTGATGGAGAAAAAATGACTTTTGATCAAAACTATCCAGAACCAAATTCTGCTGAAACATTAGTTAGAGTAAATCTGGCAGGAATTTGTGGAACTGACTTGGAGATTCTAGATGGATACATGAAGTATAGTGGAATCTTGGGTCATGAATTTGTTGGAACTGTAGAAAAATCTGAAAATTCTGAACTAATTGGAAAAAGAATTGTGGGTGAAATTAATGTTGGATGTGGAGTTTGTGACTCTTGTAAAAATGGAATGTCTCGACATTGTCCTAACAGAACAGTTCTTGGAATTTTAAAAAGAAATGGAGCATTTGCAGAATTTGTCTCACTTCCTGAAAAAAACTTACATGTTTTACCTGATTCAATTAGTGATGAACAAGCTGTGTTTATCGAACCACTAGCAGCTGCATTTGAAATCAAAGAACAAGTAAAACTGGATCCTCAATGGAATGTTGCAGTGATAGGTGATGGAAGACTGGCACAATTAATTGCACAAGTATTGAAATTATCTTGTATCAATACCACATGCTTTGGTAGGCACAAAAATAAACTCCAAAGTTTGGATAAACTAGGAATAAAAACGAAGATTGGAATTGAATCTTCAGATGAATTCACTTTTGATTTAGTGGTGGAGGCTACTGGAAGTAATTCTGGATTTTCTGACACTATGAAATTAACAAGACCGCGTGGAATTGTTATTTTAAAATCAACCATTGCATCAAGAGAAAATCTTGATTTGACTCCTACAGTAGTCAATGAAATAACGTTGATTGGCTCTCGTTGTGGATTGTTTAAACCAGCAATTGACGCACTCGCTACTGGAATGGTCACAGTTGATGATATGATCGATTCCACATTTCCTCTTGAGAAATTTCAAGAAGCAATTATTCATGCAAAAAAGCCTGATACGTTAAAGGTATTTCTAAAACCATGA